Proteins encoded within one genomic window of Chloroflexota bacterium:
- a CDS encoding GNAT family N-acetyltransferase: MPITFRPVAVPDDFERLAAIASQSSTRPITAAQLTEWEWQLPPGTVRERLCAIDERGAVAGYSLCERVPFMLPGNYYVDVHVDRAAQRRGVGARLLAEAEHFAVAHGATRLESEVSDIDPAWQAFAARRGFTVDRRIFESRLDLAAFDERPFVGVVEAAQAGGIRFFALAEAGNTEANRRRLFALSHACAQDIPGREPINMTFEDMDRLGYQTSFFRPDGVWLAADGDTWVGQTVISYYAETNSTYTQHTGVLRAYRERRIALALKLLGIRWSRSIGAAHTRTHNDSQNTPILAINRALGFQPLPGYARMLKAVNSGQ; encoded by the coding sequence ATGCCCATCACCTTTCGCCCCGTTGCCGTGCCGGACGATTTCGAGCGCCTCGCGGCGATTGCCAGCCAAAGCTCGACGCGGCCGATCACGGCGGCGCAACTGACTGAGTGGGAGTGGCAACTGCCGCCCGGCACGGTGCGCGAGCGGCTGTGCGCGATCGACGAGCGCGGCGCGGTGGCTGGCTACAGCCTGTGCGAGCGCGTGCCGTTCATGCTCCCGGGCAATTACTACGTCGATGTGCATGTTGACCGCGCGGCGCAGCGGCGGGGCGTCGGCGCGCGCCTGCTGGCCGAGGCGGAGCACTTCGCCGTCGCGCACGGCGCCACGCGGCTGGAGAGCGAGGTCAGCGACATTGACCCGGCCTGGCAGGCGTTCGCCGCGCGGCGCGGTTTCACGGTCGACCGCCGCATCTTCGAATCGCGGCTTGACCTGGCGGCGTTCGACGAGCGCCCGTTCGTCGGCGTGGTCGAGGCAGCGCAGGCGGGCGGCATCCGCTTTTTTGCCCTAGCCGAGGCGGGCAACACGGAAGCGAACCGCCGCCGCCTGTTCGCGCTCAGCCACGCCTGCGCGCAGGACATTCCGGGCCGCGAGCCGATCAACATGACGTTCGAGGATATGGACCGGCTCGGCTACCAGACCAGCTTCTTCCGGCCGGACGGCGTCTGGCTGGCCGCCGACGGCGATACCTGGGTCGGGCAGACGGTCATCTCGTACTACGCGGAGACGAACTCGACCTACACCCAGCACACTGGTGTGCTGCGCGCCTATCGCGAGCGGCGCATCGCGCTGGCGCTCAAACTGCTCGGCATCCGCTGGTCGCGCTCAATCGGCGCGGCGCACACGCGCACGCACAACGACTCGCAGAACACGCCGATTCTGGCGATCAACCGCGCGCTCGGCTTCCAGCCGCTGCCGGGGTATGCGCGGATGCTGAAGGCAGTGAACAGTGGGCAGTGA
- a CDS encoding amidase: MPSTELNWLTATELAARIRRKEVSAREVMEAHLAQIDRVNPKVNAIVTFLPERAMDGARAADEQQARGEPLGPLHGLPIAHKDLVETKGIRTTYGSPIYKDFVPDFDALIIERMRGAGAITIGKTNTPEFGAGSQTFNPVFGATLNPYDTTKTCGGSSGGAAVALACGMLPIADGSDTGGSLRNPANFNNVVGFRTAPGRVPVWPSRNGWATLPVKGPMARTVQDVALLLSVLAGPDPRSPIAIMEPSSTFMQSLARDFKGVRIAWSPTLGGLPVDPRVTAALEAQRHVFADLGCAVEAADPDLHDADEIFKVLRAANFALAYGDLIKTHRDQIKETVIWNTEEGLKLTGPQIGAAEQKHTALYQRMRAFMTQYEFVICPVNQVPPFDVKTPYPTEIAGVKMETYIDWMKSAYYITVTGHPAISVPCGFTPEGLPVGVQIVGRHQNEMGVLQLAHAFEQATGFGKQRPVVAA, translated from the coding sequence ATGCCATCCACGGAACTCAACTGGCTGACCGCCACGGAACTCGCCGCACGCATCCGGCGCAAAGAGGTCTCTGCGCGCGAGGTGATGGAGGCGCATCTGGCGCAGATCGACCGCGTGAATCCGAAGGTCAACGCGATCGTGACCTTCTTGCCGGAGCGCGCCATGGACGGCGCGCGCGCCGCCGACGAGCAGCAGGCGCGCGGCGAGCCGCTCGGCCCGCTGCACGGCCTGCCGATCGCGCACAAGGACCTGGTGGAGACGAAAGGCATCCGCACCACCTACGGCTCGCCGATCTACAAAGACTTTGTGCCGGACTTTGACGCGCTGATCATCGAGCGCATGCGCGGCGCGGGCGCGATCACGATCGGCAAGACCAACACGCCGGAGTTCGGCGCCGGCTCGCAGACGTTCAACCCGGTCTTCGGCGCGACGCTCAACCCGTACGACACGACGAAGACCTGCGGCGGCTCCAGCGGCGGCGCGGCGGTCGCGCTGGCGTGCGGTATGCTGCCGATCGCCGATGGCAGCGACACGGGCGGCTCGCTGCGCAACCCGGCCAACTTCAACAACGTGGTCGGCTTCCGCACCGCGCCCGGCCGCGTGCCGGTCTGGCCGTCGCGCAACGGCTGGGCGACCCTGCCGGTCAAGGGGCCGATGGCGCGCACCGTGCAGGACGTGGCGCTGCTGCTGTCGGTGCTGGCCGGCCCCGACCCGCGCTCGCCGATCGCGATCATGGAGCCGAGCAGCACGTTCATGCAATCGCTGGCGCGCGACTTCAAGGGCGTGCGCATCGCCTGGAGCCCGACGCTCGGCGGCCTGCCGGTCGATCCGCGCGTGACGGCCGCGCTGGAGGCGCAGCGGCACGTCTTCGCCGACCTGGGCTGCGCCGTCGAGGCGGCCGACCCCGACCTGCACGACGCCGACGAGATCTTCAAGGTCCTGCGCGCGGCGAACTTCGCGCTGGCCTACGGCGACCTGATCAAGACGCACCGCGACCAGATCAAGGAGACGGTCATCTGGAACACCGAGGAGGGCCTCAAGCTGACCGGCCCGCAGATCGGCGCTGCCGAGCAGAAGCATACCGCGCTGTACCAGCGCATGCGCGCCTTCATGACGCAGTACGAGTTCGTCATCTGCCCGGTCAATCAGGTGCCGCCGTTTGACGTCAAGACGCCGTATCCGACCGAGATCGCGGGCGTCAAGATGGAGACGTACATCGACTGGATGAAGTCGGCGTACTACATCACCGTGACCGGGCACCCGGCGATCTCGGTGCCGTGCGGTTTCACCCCGGAAGGATTGCCGGTCGGCGTGCAGATCGTGGGCCGGCACCAGAACGAGATGGGTGTGCTGCAACTTGCACACGCCTTCGAGCAGGCGACCGGCTTCGGGAAGCAGCGGCCAGTCGTGGCCGCTTGA
- a CDS encoding sporulation protein produces MFDFLKGAKATMTVTLDRAANQAYLPGETVRAQIVVETQGEFKVQEGRVALVYIEDYQYRDERATTDSDGDHSREIVKVWGKSEAEVQRVVFAREGPLPKNVRQTFDYSVAIPPQALPSLTGGAILKSRWVVKATLDRRLASDVNTEAMLTVVTLALGTNRAPGEFGASNEPNEAALSLALPGHEFVPGETISGQFSVRPAKNFDASEVRVELVCLENVPREKGNTHEGIAKVKLAGGTKFQAGQPIVFPFSVAVPAVAPASANTPNGSITWVLKGVLSRTLRSDTRVEEPVLVYPARR; encoded by the coding sequence ATGTTCGATTTTCTGAAGGGCGCCAAAGCGACGATGACGGTCACGCTCGACCGCGCGGCCAACCAGGCGTACTTGCCCGGCGAGACCGTGCGCGCGCAGATCGTCGTCGAGACGCAGGGCGAATTCAAGGTGCAGGAAGGTCGCGTCGCGCTGGTGTACATCGAAGACTACCAGTACCGCGACGAGCGCGCGACCACCGATTCCGACGGCGATCACAGCCGCGAGATCGTGAAGGTGTGGGGCAAATCCGAGGCCGAGGTCCAGCGCGTAGTCTTCGCGCGCGAGGGGCCGCTGCCGAAGAACGTGCGCCAGACGTTCGACTACAGCGTGGCGATCCCGCCGCAGGCGCTGCCCTCGCTGACCGGCGGAGCGATCCTGAAGTCGCGCTGGGTGGTCAAGGCGACGCTCGACCGGCGGCTGGCCTCCGACGTGAACACGGAGGCGATGCTGACCGTGGTGACGCTGGCGCTAGGCACCAACCGCGCCCCCGGCGAGTTCGGCGCATCGAACGAGCCGAATGAGGCGGCGCTGTCGCTGGCGCTGCCCGGCCACGAGTTTGTGCCCGGCGAGACGATCAGCGGGCAGTTCAGCGTGCGCCCGGCGAAGAACTTCGACGCCTCGGAAGTGCGCGTCGAACTGGTCTGCCTGGAGAACGTGCCGCGCGAAAAGGGCAACACGCACGAAGGTATTGCGAAGGTCAAGCTGGCCGGCGGCACGAAGTTTCAGGCCGGGCAGCCGATCGTGTTTCCGTTCAGCGTCGCGGTGCCCGCGGTCGCCCCGGCGAGCGCAAACACGCCGAACGGCTCGATCACCTGGGTGCTCAAGGGCGTGCTTTCGCGCACCCTGCGCTCCGATACGCGCGTCGAGGAGCCGGTGCTGGTTTACCCGGCGCGGCGCTAA
- a CDS encoding bifunctional 5,10-methylenetetrahydrofolate dehydrogenase/5,10-methenyltetrahydrofolate cyclohydrolase: MTATIIDGTKIAEDIRNKVKAEAAELKEKHGLVAGLATVLVGDNPGSHAYVRMKRKTCADLGLTSFGHELPATATQAEVVDLVRRLGADPAVHGILVQLPLPNQISEEAVLREVPLAKDVDGFNPVNIGNLGMKNRTPTFAPCTPAGVIELLDRTGTRIEGAHAVVLGRSNIVGLPVSLLLLGRNATLTVCHSRTKDIGAVTREADILVVAIGKTRFVTAAMVKPGAVVIDVGINEIPDATKKSGKRLVGDVDFDAVKEVAGAITPVPGGVGPMTIAMLMQNTLTAAKRSVGA; the protein is encoded by the coding sequence ATGACAGCCACAATCATCGACGGCACCAAGATTGCCGAGGATATCCGCAACAAGGTCAAGGCCGAAGCGGCAGAGTTGAAGGAGAAGCACGGTCTCGTCGCCGGGCTGGCGACCGTGCTGGTGGGCGACAATCCGGGCTCGCACGCCTATGTGCGCATGAAGCGCAAGACCTGCGCCGATCTGGGACTGACCTCGTTCGGGCATGAACTGCCGGCGACCGCCACGCAGGCCGAGGTCGTCGACCTCGTGCGCCGGCTAGGCGCCGACCCGGCGGTGCACGGCATCCTCGTGCAGCTGCCGCTGCCGAACCAGATCAGCGAGGAAGCGGTGCTGCGCGAGGTGCCGCTGGCCAAGGACGTGGACGGCTTCAACCCGGTCAACATCGGCAACCTGGGCATGAAGAACCGCACGCCGACGTTCGCGCCGTGCACGCCGGCCGGCGTGATCGAACTGCTCGACCGCACCGGCACCCGCATCGAGGGCGCGCACGCGGTCGTGCTCGGCCGCAGCAACATCGTCGGACTGCCGGTCTCGCTGCTGCTGCTCGGCCGCAACGCGACGCTGACGGTCTGCCACTCGCGCACGAAGGACATCGGCGCGGTCACGCGCGAGGCCGACATCCTCGTCGTCGCGATTGGCAAGACGCGCTTTGTCACGGCCGCTATGGTCAAGCCGGGCGCGGTCGTCATCGACGTCGGCATCAACGAGATCCCCGACGCGACGAAGAAATCCGGCAAGCGGCTGGTCGGCGACGTGGATTTCGACGCGGTCAAGGAAGTGGCCGGCGCGATCACGCCGGTGCCGGGCGGCGTCGGCCCGATGACGATCGCGATGTTGATGCAGAACACGCTGACGGCGGCCAAGCGGAGCGTGGGCGCGTAA
- a CDS encoding carboxypeptidase regulatory-like domain-containing protein, with amino-acid sequence MQCKSCGTTVHGKYDFCPNCGAYIKHHSEHRLHLPSLHRPNPGRKAGAKPGALPEGRKEAKPASSALPVVPPQAAPAEPVAQATPSEGAPAEVSAPATSTQTPPLPESSKLAVQAAPTPPRAPTASRALVPARARALSRTSVQTVRVRRRDGTPTIAAAIIFMGAWLLALLVGFGAAGVYQGLQDRDRVALNTAQQHKDAAKAYLKDGNLELAYQELRYAQQFNPNDKEIKDLLASLQKQTAPVAAGQPLPTPTLSQVSQDEILGAAYQQAKDAYDKQDYETALSMLDGLRRVQPDYKKADVEQMLYNGNLTLARQFLKDERWEEAVQRFDKALAIRKDDHVQLERYLASVYLRGLSAWSADWKRAVESFTELVRINPDYQDSRSRLYQAYISYGDYLMERGGSCLAIDAYSGALGMNATATNQSKYNAAVAACQSGGGVPPTPGATRPPVTSGPTPTPSAVPGAKYRVQMQGTQATNDENGSIRGQVTDKTSKPVKGLEMVAVSATKNYQRTETTDDFGFYGFDGLDPDTYTVRIKSDPASSSPPVTVGRRVREIISFFQN; translated from the coding sequence ATGCAGTGCAAGTCATGCGGTACGACGGTTCACGGCAAGTACGACTTCTGCCCGAACTGCGGCGCTTACATTAAACATCACTCGGAGCACCGGCTCCACCTGCCGTCGCTTCACCGCCCGAACCCGGGCCGCAAAGCAGGCGCCAAACCCGGCGCGCTGCCGGAAGGCCGCAAGGAAGCGAAGCCGGCGTCCAGCGCGCTGCCGGTGGTACCGCCACAGGCCGCGCCCGCCGAACCGGTCGCGCAGGCGACCCCATCCGAGGGCGCGCCGGCGGAAGTCTCTGCGCCTGCTACTTCGACCCAAACGCCACCGCTTCCGGAGAGCTCCAAGCTGGCTGTGCAGGCCGCACCGACGCCCCCGCGCGCGCCCACAGCAAGCCGCGCGCTCGTCCCGGCGCGCGCGCGCGCATTGAGCCGCACGTCGGTGCAAACGGTGCGTGTGCGGCGGCGCGACGGCACGCCGACGATTGCGGCTGCCATCATCTTTATGGGCGCGTGGCTGCTCGCACTGCTGGTCGGCTTTGGCGCGGCCGGCGTGTATCAGGGCCTGCAGGACCGCGACCGCGTGGCGCTGAACACCGCGCAGCAGCACAAAGACGCGGCCAAAGCATACCTCAAAGATGGCAACCTGGAACTGGCGTATCAGGAACTGCGTTACGCCCAGCAGTTCAACCCGAACGACAAAGAGATCAAGGACCTGCTGGCATCCCTGCAGAAGCAGACTGCGCCGGTGGCGGCCGGCCAGCCGCTGCCCACGCCCACGCTGAGTCAGGTGTCACAGGATGAGATTCTCGGCGCGGCGTACCAGCAGGCCAAAGACGCGTATGACAAGCAGGACTACGAGACGGCACTCAGCATGCTCGATGGCCTGCGACGCGTTCAGCCCGACTACAAGAAGGCCGATGTCGAGCAGATGCTCTATAACGGCAACCTCACGCTGGCGCGCCAGTTCCTGAAGGACGAGCGCTGGGAAGAGGCGGTACAGCGCTTCGACAAGGCGCTTGCCATCCGCAAAGACGACCATGTGCAGCTGGAGCGCTACCTGGCGTCGGTCTACCTGCGCGGCCTGAGCGCATGGAGCGCCGACTGGAAGCGCGCCGTCGAGTCATTTACCGAGCTTGTCAGAATCAATCCAGATTACCAGGACTCTCGTTCGCGGCTCTACCAGGCGTATATTTCGTACGGCGATTACCTGATGGAGCGCGGCGGCTCGTGCCTGGCGATCGACGCCTACAGCGGCGCGCTGGGCATGAACGCCACCGCGACGAACCAGAGCAAGTACAATGCTGCGGTGGCGGCCTGCCAGTCGGGCGGCGGCGTACCGCCCACGCCGGGCGCGACCCGCCCGCCGGTCACGAGCGGCCCCACGCCGACGCCTAGCGCCGTGCCGGGGGCAAAGTATCGCGTGCAGATGCAGGGCACGCAGGCGACCAACGACGAGAACGGCAGCATCCGCGGGCAGGTGACGGACAAGACCAGCAAGCCGGTCAAGGGGCTGGAGATGGTGGCGGTCAGCGCGACCAAGAATTACCAGCGCACGGAAACCACCGACGACTTCGGCTTCTACGGCTTCGACGGACTCGACCCCGACACCTACACGGTGCGTATCAAGAGCGACCCGGCCTCGTCCAGCCCGCCGGTCACGGTGGGACGCCGCGTGCGCGAAATAATTTCGTTCTTCCAGAACTGA
- a CDS encoding glycosyltransferase family 39 protein, protein MARRLPLFGIVWAYLALAALYAVNTPRWEVPDEPAHYNYVRTIAETGALPVLQLGDYDQAYLEAIKSQKFPPDMPVDGIRYESHQPPSYYLLATPFYIAGQPAHPDARLIGLRLYSVLWGAVLLALVYRLAAQLFPDDPWLPLIATSIAAFVPQHLAMVSGVNNDVLSEVILTAIALVLVRILGQRSNPRGWPWAGVLVGLGLLTKTTAYVSVGLVVAAAALRWWQNRADRLPLMQAVLPPARALLVAALIGSPWFVRGALTYGPGDWLGLGRHNAVVIGQPRTLELYGNYAAAAGDWLAIMFRSFWGQFGWMGVVLDARIYLALLACSLFALSGWAVALRSGEPQTADGRARMQFAQLALLAVWFAFTFTTTAAYSLEFFQAQGRYLFPALGAIAIGLAIGLRAWWRLFAHALARFRLPAGAVEWALTGALVVAFCVLDLVCLYRFLIPAFR, encoded by the coding sequence ATGGCGAGACGGCTCCCGCTGTTTGGCATCGTCTGGGCATACCTTGCGCTGGCGGCTCTATATGCCGTCAATACGCCGCGTTGGGAGGTACCCGACGAGCCGGCGCACTACAACTACGTGCGCACCATCGCCGAGACGGGCGCATTGCCTGTCTTGCAACTGGGCGACTACGACCAGGCGTACCTCGAGGCGATCAAGTCGCAGAAGTTTCCACCCGACATGCCGGTCGATGGCATCCGCTACGAATCGCACCAGCCGCCTTCCTATTATCTGCTCGCAACGCCGTTCTACATCGCCGGCCAGCCGGCTCATCCCGACGCGCGACTGATCGGGCTGCGACTCTACTCGGTGCTGTGGGGCGCGGTATTGCTGGCGCTCGTGTACCGGCTGGCCGCGCAATTGTTCCCGGACGACCCGTGGCTGCCGCTGATCGCGACCAGCATAGCCGCCTTCGTGCCGCAGCACCTCGCCATGGTTTCGGGCGTCAACAACGATGTGCTGTCCGAGGTCATCTTGACCGCCATCGCGCTGGTGCTGGTGCGCATCCTCGGACAGCGCAGCAACCCGCGCGGGTGGCCCTGGGCGGGCGTGCTCGTCGGGCTTGGCCTGCTGACCAAGACGACCGCCTACGTCTCCGTCGGGCTGGTCGTCGCTGCGGCGGCGCTACGCTGGTGGCAGAACCGCGCAGACCGCCTGCCGTTGATGCAGGCGGTCCTGCCGCCGGCGCGCGCGCTGCTGGTCGCCGCGCTGATCGGCAGCCCCTGGTTTGTGCGTGGCGCGCTGACGTACGGGCCCGGCGACTGGCTCGGGCTCGGACGTCACAATGCCGTCGTAATCGGCCAGCCGCGCACATTGGAGCTGTACGGCAATTACGCGGCTGCGGCGGGCGACTGGCTGGCGATCATGTTTCGCTCATTCTGGGGCCAGTTCGGCTGGATGGGCGTCGTGCTGGATGCGCGCATCTATCTGGCGTTGCTCGCGTGCAGCCTGTTCGCGCTGAGCGGCTGGGCCGTGGCGCTCCGGAGCGGCGAACCGCAAACCGCAGACGGCAGGGCGCGCATGCAGTTCGCGCAATTGGCGCTGCTGGCGGTCTGGTTCGCGTTCACCTTCACGACGACCGCCGCCTACAGCCTGGAGTTCTTCCAGGCGCAGGGCCGCTATCTGTTTCCCGCGCTCGGTGCGATTGCGATCGGCCTGGCGATCGGGCTGCGCGCCTGGTGGCGGCTGTTCGCCCACGCGCTGGCGCGCTTCCGGCTGCCCGCTGGCGCGGTCGAATGGGCGCTGACCGGCGCGCTCGTAGTCGCGTTCTGCGTGCTCGACCTCGTCTGCCTGTACCGCTTCCTGATTCCGGCGTTCCGGTAA